In the Erythrolamprus reginae isolate rEryReg1 chromosome 13, rEryReg1.hap1, whole genome shotgun sequence genome, one interval contains:
- the TMEM79 gene encoding transmembrane protein 79, whose protein sequence is MSSIAPSEDLAMVPLGKDSFPAAPLAQPHRQEPSSDDAEATLPWDRAQHDEAGEKPGVLESDARPSPEGSMKAARLDSGMDHQAFLKPLEDECSGMPTVAAHAFVPIDPLCIECHPRSHKKQSRQLGVPPQDRAPCQEEKDTSEQQSFLDRGYSGCLHDLPDPAGEPSQNCCNSPNLKAVASMSTALIVFPGLIYSAYVFLPFDVPVMESMSARLVYTLRCGVFATFPIILGMMVYGLSRLCASSLQPFEELSREVEIHRHFVSQSVDLFILYFFNIAVLSTYLPQEVLKLIPLLTALFAISRLLYWLAYAMGRSFRGFGFGLTFLPLVAMLLFNLYSMFLLDTENMFAVRSPKAASSPLQKEQDVSRPWYWG, encoded by the exons ATGTCGTCCATTGCTCCTTCGGAAGATTTAGCGATGGTGCCCTTGGGGAAGGACTCGTTCCCTGCTGCCCCGCTGGCCCAGCCTCACAGGCAGGAGCCGAGTTCAGATGATGCCGAGGCAACTTTACCCTGGGACCGAGCCCAACATGATGAAGCAGGCGAGAAACCCGGGGTTTTGGAGTCGGACGCGCGACCGAGcccagaaggaagcatgaaggcAGCCAGGTTGGATTCCGGCATGGACCAtcaggctttcttgaagcctctggaggacGAGTGTAGCGGGATGCCCACTGTGGCAGCTCATGCCTTCGTCCCCATTGACCCCCTCTGCATTGAATGCCATCCCAGGAGCCACAAGAAGCAGTCGCGGCAGCTCGGAGTACCACCGCAGGACAGGGCCCCATGCCAGGAGGAGAAGGACACCTCCGAGCAGCAGTCCTTCCTCGACCGAGGCTACTCAGGCTGTTTGCATGACTTGCCCGATCCTGCTGGGGAGCCGTCCCAGAACTGCTGCAACTCGCCCAATCTCAAAGCTGTGGCTTCCATGAGTACCGCGCTGATCGTCTTCCCGGGCTTGATCTACAGTGCCTATGTCTTCCTGCCCTTCGACGTGCCTGTCATGGAGAGCATGAGCGCCCGGCTGGTGTACACGCTGCGCTGCGGGGTATTTGCCACTTTCCCCATCATTTTAG GGATGATGGTTTACGGACTGTCCCGCCTTTGTGCCTCTTCACTGCAGCCTTTTGAGGAGCTGAGCCGCGAGGTGGAGATCCACCGGCATTTCGTCTCGCAGTCCGTCGACCTCTTCATTCTTTACTTCTTCAACATCGCTGTCCTTTCCACCTACCTGCCCCAGGAAGTGCTCAAGCTGATCCCGTTGCTGACGGCCCTTTTCGCCATCTCACG GCTTCTCTACTGGCTGGCGTACGCCATGGGTCGCTCGTTCCGAGGCTTCGGATTCGGCCTGACGTTTCTCCCCCTGGTCGCCATGTTGCTCTTCAACCTCTACAGCATGTTTCTGCTGGACACGGAGAACATGTTTGCTGTGAGGAGTCCCAAGGCGGCTTCTTCCCCGTTGCAGAAGGAGCAGGACGTCTCCAGGCCCTGGTACTGGGGGTGA